Part of the Primulina huaijiensis isolate GDHJ02 chromosome 15, ASM1229523v2, whole genome shotgun sequence genome is shown below.
AGATTACTTGGAAAAGTTGCTTTGGTCACTGGAGGTGCTAATGGCATTGGCGAGGGCATCGTGCGACTATTTCACAAGCACGGTGCCAAAGTTTGTATAGCTGATATTCAAGAAGACCTTGGTCAGCGCCTCTCTGAAAGCCTCGATGATGGCATTAGTGTTGTGTTTTGTCTCTGCGACGTCACGGTCGAAGCTGATATCCAACGTGCAGTTGACTTCACCGTGGACAAGTTTGGTACCCTTGATATTATGGTGAACAATGCAGGGGTATCTGGCTCACCATGTCCTGACATTCGGGACTTTGAACTCTCGGTATTTGATCGTATCTTTGATGTAAATGTGAAAGGTGTTTTCCTTGGAATGAAACATGCAGCTCGTGTAATGATTCCGGCTAAGAAAGGATCAATAATATCGACCTGCAGTGTGGCAAGTGTCATTGGTGGGGTTGGGCCACATGCATACGTGGGATCAAAACACGCTGTTTTGGGGCTCACCAAGAACGTTGCAGCTGAGCTAGGAAAGCGTGGCATACGAGTGAACTGCGTGTCACCTTATGCCGTCGCAACAGGCTTGGCAGTTGCTCACTTGCCTGAAGATGAGAGGACCGAAGAAGCATTTGTTGGTTTCCGTAATTTTGCGGAGGCTAATGCAAACTTGAAGGGTGTGGAATTGACTAC
Proteins encoded:
- the LOC140959077 gene encoding (+)-borneol dehydrogenase 2, whose product is MAATGSDHSTLLAQRLLGKVALVTGGANGIGEGIVRLFHKHGAKVCIADIQEDLGQRLSESLDDGISVVFCLCDVTVEADIQRAVDFTVDKFGTLDIMVNNAGVSGSPCPDIRDFELSVFDRIFDVNVKGVFLGMKHAARVMIPAKKGSIISTCSVASVIGGVGPHAYVGSKHAVLGLTKNVAAELGKRGIRVNCVSPYAVATGLAVAHLPEDERTEEAFVGFRNFAEANANLKGVELTTNDVANAVVFLASDEARYISGANIMIDGGFTTSNHSFRVFR